The Ziziphus jujuba cultivar Dongzao chromosome 7, ASM3175591v1 genome includes a region encoding these proteins:
- the LOC107424468 gene encoding la-related protein 1C: MAASNTVSNNSSATAAAAVTAAMAMSSPRHAGDGVGSPKSRRGTRSGTPPWTQIVRGESEPIAASLPSAAPSTAVIEPVVAASSSSSSSSSSSSMSSASSSPTQVDESVGESSDNGSVPNGNAGKRPAWNKPSNGAAEIGPVMGAVSWPPLSESTRASTKLLSPESSKVSLDGSSSVSVSVSVSVSQETGTTITPPQKQSNSASTTNHAAPTRHRSMKQRNNANAPSNGGNPQQQPSASHTFEMSPNNPSPKDNTQRSGFGPQTHGGGDHPQQRNSFRRNGGSHPRGDGSHHHNYGTRRDHDRGNQDWNTPRNFSGRDHMHRSASRFRNSAPPGSSTSYIPAQPVRPYPMPITELPPPLLYVAPPHESLRMQFVPPIAPLYFPPADLQLHSKILTQIDYYFSNENLIKDIYLRQNMDEQGWVPIKLIAGFNKVMNLTESIQIILDAVRKSNVVEVQGDKVRRRNDWMRWIMPPSVQFPNVQSPQTPGKSSHDMLATHVQSIALEEKNTSHSSVQAGADHSISARN; encoded by the exons ATGGCTGCGAGTAATACGGTCAGTAACAATTCTTCCGCCACCGCCGCCGCCGCTGTGACTGCCGCGATGGCCATGAGCTCGCCACGTCACGCCGGAGACGGTGTCGGTAGCCCCAAATCGCGACGTGGCACGAGGTCTGGCACGCCGCCTTGGACCCAGATTGTCCGGGGCGAATCGGAACCGATCGCGGCCTCATTGCCTTCGGCTGCGCCATCGACGGCTGTGATTGAGCCTGTTGtcgctgcttcttcttcttcttcttcttcttcatcctcaTCATCGATGTCGTCTGCTTCGTCTTCGCCCACTCAGGTGGATGAGTCGGTGGGCGAGAGCTCTGATAATGGTAGTGTGCCGAACGGTAATGCAGGTAAGAGGCCTGCGTGGAATAAACCATCGAATGGAGCGGCTGAGATTGGGCCTGTCATGGGCGCTGTATCTTGGCCCCCTTTATCCGAATCCACGAGGGCTTCTACGAAATTATTGTCTCCAGAATCGTCTAAAGTTTCATTAGATGGATCGTCGTCTGTATCTGTATCTGTATCTGTATCTGTATCGCAG GAAACTGGAACCACAATCACACCACCACAGAAACAATCAAACTCTGCTTCAACTACAAATCATGCAGCACCAACACGGCACAGATCAATGAAGCAGCGAAACAATGCAAATGCACCATCTAATGGTGGCAACCCACAGCAGCAACCATCAGCCAGCCACACTTTTGAAATGTCTCCAAATAACCCATCTCCTAAGGACAATACACAAAGGAGTGGATTTGGTCCACAAACACATGGTGGTGGTGATCATCCACAGCAACGAAATTCATTCAGGAGGAATGGTGGCTCACATCCACGTGGAGATGGTTCTCACCATCACAATTATGGAACCAGGCGTGATCATGACCGAGGAAATCAAGACTGGAATACCCCTAGAAATTTTAGTGGCAGAGACCACATGCATAGAAGTGCTTCAAGGTTCAGGAATTCTGCACCTCCTGGTAGTTCAACCTCTTATATCCCTGCTCAACCAGTGCGGCCTTATCCGATGCCAATCACAG AGTTGCCACCTCCACTGTTGTATGTGGCTCCACCACATGAATCACTTAGAATGCAGTTCGTACCACCGATAGCACCTTTGTATTTTCCTCCTGCGGATCTTCAGTTGCATTCTAAGATTCTTACTCAGATAGATTACTATTTCAG TAATGAGAACTTAATTAAGGATATATACCTGCGTCAGAACATGGATGAACAAGGCTGGGTTCCTATTAAATTAATTGCAGGTTTCAACAAA gTTATGAATTTGACAGAGAGTATCCAGATTATATTAGATGCTGTACGAAAGTCTAATGTTGTGGAAGTGCAG GGTGACAAAGTAAGGAGGCGCAATGATTGGATGAGATGGATAATGCCTCCTTCTGTTCAGTTTCCTAATGTTCAAAGCCCACAGACCCCTGGAAAGTCCAGTCATGATATGCTGGCCACTCATGTCCAAAGTATCGCACTGGAGGAGAAGAATACTAGCCATAGCAGTGTTCAAGCAGGTGCCGATCACTCTATTTCAGCAAGAAATTAA